The genomic interval GCGGGCAGCATCCGCGCGGAGTTCGGGGAGGCGTTCACGCTGCTGGACAGCGGCGCGGCGGTCGCGCGGCACACCCGGCGCGTGCTGGACGGCGCAGGGCTGCTCTCCGGCCGGGGGCAGGGGGGGCAGGCGCGGTACCTCGTGACGGGGGACCCCCAGCGGGCCGCGCCGGTGATCGCCACCCTGCTTGCCCGGAACGTGCACAATGGGAAGGAAACCCACCGGGCTGACCTGCCGCCCAGAATTGAGTGCATTCAGACATGAGCGTTCCACAACCCACCCCGCCCGCCCGTGAAGGCCGTGACCTGCTCACGCCCCGTCCCGTCTCTGTCAAGCGCGGCGTGAATCCGCACGCGCCGGGCAGCGCCCACCTGATCATGGGCCGCACTGAGATCCTCGCCACCGTCACCCTCGAGGACAAGCCCGCGCCGCACATGCGCGGCAAGAAGGAAGGCTGGCTGACCGCCGAGTACTCGATGCTGCCGCGCGCCACCACCGACCGGCAGGCCCGCGAGCGGAACCTGCAGAACGGCCGCCGTCATGAGATTCAGCGGCTCCTGGGCCGCGCGCTGCGGGCCGGCATGGACCTGCGGGCGTTTCGCAACCAGACCCTGTACGTGGACTGCGACGTGCTGGTCGCGGACGGCGGCACGCGCGTGGCGAGCATCCTGGCGGGGCACGCGGCGCTGCATGATTTCTGCGACCGGCTGATTCAGAAAGGGCAGCTGACCGACTGGCCGATCGTGCGGAACATCGGGGCAGTCAGTGTCGGCCTGATCGGCCCGGACATTCGTGTGGACCTGGATTACGCCGAGGACAAGGTGGCGCGCGCGGACCTGAATGTGGTGGCCACCGGTGACGGCATGATCGTGGAGGTGCAGGGCGGCGCGGAGGAAGGGGTGCTCACGCATGACGAGTACGTGCGCATGCTCGCCACCGGCACGGGCGCGGTGCAGGCGCTCATGCGGGACCTGACGCGGCAGCTGTCGGTCATTCAGGGCCTCTGAAGGTGAGCGGCGCGCCGGGCGCGGCCGGCCTGCGCTACACTCCGGGGCAGTTCAAGGAGGGCAAGGCATGAGCGTGACGAGATTCATCGGGCGGGCGCTGCTCGCAAGCATCTTCATCAAGAGCGGCCTGGATCACCTGCAGAACCCTGACCCGATTGTCCGCGCGGCGCGCGGCGCGGAAGTGCCGTCGCCTGAGGTGGCGGTCAAGATCAACAGTGGCGTGATGGTCGGGGCGGGCGCCCTGATGGCGCTGGGGCTGCTGCCGCGCGCGGCGAGCACGGCGCTGGCCGCCAGCCTGATTCCCACCACGGTGATCGGGCATCCGTTCTGGGACAAGCAGGGCAAGGAGCGCCAGCAGCAGCAGACGCAGTTCCTGAAGAACCTCGCGCTGTTCGGCGCCCTGCTGATCGTCAGCAAGGACTGAAGCGCCGGTTTCCCTCAGCGGCGGAGCGTTGCGCTCCGCCGCGTCGTGCTGCCGGGTCCTACAGTACGCGCAGGCGGTAGAACAGCGCCGCCAGGGTGCCGGCCAGCGCCAGGGCGAGCGCCAGCACGATCCACATGCCCTCCGGGTTCTCCTGGAAGGGCAGGGGCACGTTCATCCCGAACACGCTGGTCACCAGGGTGGGAATGGCCACCAGGATGGTCGTGACGGTCAGTACCTTCACCACCTGGTTGACGTTGTTGCTGATCACGCTGGCGAAGGCGCCGGCCATGCTGGTGAGAATGTTGCTGGCAATCGAGGCCATCTCGATGGCCTGCAGGTTCTCGATCAGCACGTCGTCGAGCAGGTCGCTGTCCTCCTCGTACATTTCGAAGATGCGGTCGCGTTTGACGCGTTCCATCATGGCCTCGTTGGCTTTCAGGCCGGTCAGGAAGTACACGAGGCTCTTCTCGAGTTTCAGGAGGTTCAGCAGCTCGCGGTTCTGCTGGCTGTTCTCGAGTTTGTCCTCGATGGTGTCCACGCGTTTGTTGATCTGGCGCACGTCTATCAGGAACCGCTGGGCGTTGCGCAGGAACAGCTGCAGCGTCAGGCGGTTTTTCTTCACGGTGCTGACGCGCCGCACCAGACCGCCGAGCACGTCCTTGATCACGGGGTTCTCCGGCAGGGCACACACGGTCACGAGACAGTGGTCGGTGTGCAGGATGCCCAGCGGTACGGTGTCGTACGGAATGTCACTGTCCTGCGCGAGGCGGTAACTGG from Deinococcus taeanensis carries:
- a CDS encoding DoxX family protein, with amino-acid sequence MSVTRFIGRALLASIFIKSGLDHLQNPDPIVRAARGAEVPSPEVAVKINSGVMVGAGALMALGLLPRAASTALAASLIPTTVIGHPFWDKQGKERQQQQTQFLKNLALFGALLIVSKD
- a CDS encoding magnesium transporter CorA family protein, producing the protein MLTYYRSVGGKLNTIDGYIDGCWINAADPTPEELARVARETGLDLDYLSYPLDPDERSRFEREDGQLLIIMQTSYRLAQDSDIPYDTVPLGILHTDHCLVTVCALPENPVIKDVLGGLVRRVSTVKKNRLTLQLFLRNAQRFLIDVRQINKRVDTIEDKLENSQQNRELLNLLKLEKSLVYFLTGLKANEAMMERVKRDRIFEMYEEDSDLLDDVLIENLQAIEMASIASNILTSMAGAFASVISNNVNQVVKVLTVTTILVAIPTLVTSVFGMNVPLPFQENPEGMWIVLALALALAGTLAALFYRLRVL